ccctccctcaATCCGGCAGGCCCCATCGGGCAGCCGACAGCCagcaggaaggccctggccagcaaccggaaggccctgatcagccctgattgccaaccaggcctagggaacctacccatgcatgaattttgtgcactgggcctccagtaaataaataaaataaaataaacaacattatATTGTAAATGGTGATTATCTCTGGGTGGTGGTGttattggtcatttttttttctctgtgtatttTCTTTAACTAATAAGTATAATATGATCAGAAAAATATAGCATGAACTATTAAAGCTAGTCTTATTGTTCTTTATAGGTAAAGGATTATATAGGGTAAcctaacatctataataataaaagagtaatatgctaattagattggacatccttcctgacaaagccagggacatagggaagccagcccaggtcccgggttcCTGTGGGTGgtccgagggaagccagcccaggtcctgggtgcctgcaggtggctggaggaggggagcagcCTAGGTCccagttgccagagggaagccagtgccagcagccaggtaaaggaagggctattcttgcatgaattttcatgcatcgggcctctagaataAGTATAAGAAacaatatattatattatgtCTAGTCAAAGTATACTGTATATTAGTAtagaatataattaatatataactatatattagaattaaatgttataattacatattatcgtatactagaggcccagtgcatgaaatttgtgcatgggggggggaggggtccctcagcccggcctgcaccctctccaatctgggagcccttgtgTGATGTCAGACTgtgggtttaggcccgatcccaatgggacatccctctcacaatccgggaccactggctcctaactgctcacctgcctgcctgcctgatcgcccctaactgcctctgcctcccagcctgatcgccacctaactgctcccctgcctgtctgatctcccccaactgcttgctcccctgctggtatgaccgctcctaaccacctctgcctcagcccccaccaccatggctttgttcggaaggaagtcagaggtccagaagatgtctggttgacccagtctaattagtatattacccttttattagtatagataatatacagttacaatataaaaattattatctatAAGTAAGTTCAagagtaatttaaattttctttgaaagtaGATGTAAGCTTTTAAGCAATGTTGATATAAAGTAATTTCAAGAGAATTTTAAGTCCAAGGGAAATAATTCCAAGGGAATTTTAAATTGCCACTGAAAGTATATATTAAGCTTTTAAATAATGTTGATATAAAATCCTTTCCACAACAACCATTATGTATCAACACTCTTGCCTTCGTGTACTCAATTCCTTAATAATCACTTTTCATTTTCTGTCTAATTCCAGGTATATCAATGCCAATCCCAGTCTTCGGGCTACAGGATGATTCCAAGGTCTTTAAGGAAGGGAGTTGCTTACTCGCGGACGATAATTTTGTCCTGATCGGCTCCTTCGTGTCATTTTTCATCCCCTTAACCATCATGGTGATCACCTACTTTCTAACCATCAAGTCACTCCAGAAAGAAGCTACTTTGTGTGGGGGTGATCTTGGCACACGGGCCAACTTAGCTTCTTTCAGCTTTCTTCCTCAGAGCTCCCTGTCTTCCGAAAAGCTCTTCCAGCGGTCACTCCACAGGGAGCCAGGGGCCTATGGCAGGAGGACTATGCAGTCCATCAGCAATGAGCAAAAAGCTTGCAAGGTGCTGGGTATCGTCTTCTTTCTGTTTGTGGTCATGTGGTGCCCCTTCTTCATCACGAACATAATGGCCGTCATCTGCAAGGAGTCCTGTAACGAGGATGTCATCGGAGCCCTGCTCAACGTGTTCGTTTGGATCGGTTACCTCTCTTCAGCAGTGAACCCACTGGTGTACACCCTGTTCAACAAGACCTACAGGTCAGCCTTTTCGCGGTATATTCAGTGTCagtacaaggaaaataaaaaaccacTGCAGCTAATTTTAGTGAACACTATCCCAGCCTTAGCCTACAAATCTAGTCAACTCCAAAagggacagaaaaagaattcaaagaaagatGCCAAAATGACAGGTAATGACTGTACTATGATTCCTCTGGGAAAACAAAATGCGGAATATGCTCCTACAGACAGTATCAGCCCAGTGAATGAAAAGGTTAGCTGTGTGTGATGGACTAGTTGCCATGGCAACCACGGAGGACCCACTGAACAAGTTTTCACctatctggaaaaaaaagaaaagaaaagataatagaGAGGCTGGAAAAAATTAGGCTGGTctagtaaaaataacaataatatctaGACGCCTCATTTTATTCCATCAGTTAAAAGCAGGGTTAAACGCCACTAAATGTGCACTTCAAAAATGTTCTGACAGCATTTCAAGCTGTAGTTTTATGATACTTATTTTTAACATtgtaaatgtctttaaaataactagcttttattgtttaattataaTGAGGCTATACATAAATCTAAATTAACTTCTATTTTCAAGTGGAAACCTTGCTACTATGTTGTTAATTGATGGCATAAGTTAGATACCTACCGCTGTGAATAAAAATAGCTATGTATAGTGAAAAGTTGGTTGAATATAATGGCCTCTTACAGAACAATTCTCTTTAAAACTTACCATGATACATATttggaacaacaaaaataagcCATTAAGAACAGTGTTACGAAGTCGGTATTGCTaagataattaaatgaaatatttgacaACTTTTTCATAGATGCCATTTTGAAATATTCACAAAGTTGCTGTCATCTGCTGAATTTCAGGTTCGCTCTTCTCAGAagtgaaaaagattttaaatgttaCTTCATAACTATTGCTGCTTTCTCTTCTACTACCTGTGCTTTACTCTGAATTTAAAATGTGGTCTTGTTTAGTGTTTGTTCTACTAGCCATCCTATCAAAAGGATAATTTAACATTatcaaatacatttctaaaaatggCTTCTCCTAAATGGCATCATAGAGGTGCTTGGTAATTTGCTTCTTATAACTGCATCATGCATGCTCTCTTAGAGCACTAAGTCATATTGATGTAACTATGTCAGGACTGAGGAATAAACTCAGGTTTTTGGGTACTGACAGCAGTAGTCTTAGACTTCTCTGTAAAATGCAGATGTCTTTCCTATGGGCACCCATCAATCAGGTAAACTGATGCTTTCAGAGCAATCAATCTATATTATTTTCTGTTCAGCTTTGGTTTCACAATCATGTACCAACTGTATACTATCTATGAGGAAATGTCCTAAATactaaggatataaaaataattaaaataagatctttgaccttattttttttaatctttattgttgaaagtattgtatatgtcccccttcttcccccattgactccttctagcttgctcccacccccacccccacttccaccccaggccttcacctctcttgtctgtgtccatgggttatgtatctatgcatacaagtactttggttgatctcttcccacccacccaccctccccagccttccttctgagattcctcagtctgttccatgcttctatgtctccgtatctattttgttcatcagtttattttattcactagattccacatatgagtgagatcatgtgatacttatctttctctgagtggcttattgcacttataatgctctccagatcaaAGAAAATGACCTAATTGGAATGGTCCTTGTCAAAAATATTAACAGACTTATTTTGAGAATcaattcaatttctttctttcttactggTTCAGAAAGTGATTTGTTTCTACTCTGAGGATAGTTTTCTCAATAAGTTTCCTGATGAATATCAACCAAACACAGTAGGGGGGAAATACCACTTGAATTCAAAATTTACAGTTAATTCAGAAATATGTACTTCAACCGGGACCCAACCTGTGAGTACCAaagttttgaaaaaattttttatttcacttccttATAAACTAACTCGTTTATTACTCACTGATATTGTacttcctaattttttaaaaaagcggtaatataatattttctattgaatgagaaataacttttttctctaaaccatttgaaaaatatatagatttgaaAACTAAAGAACATGAGAGGTGCCATTGTATAATTTGGAAATGCATTATGGCTATCCGAATTAAGTCCTTATAGATATATTGAAAGGTGTTTAGTTCAAAGCTAGAAATTATAGTGAATCACTAGTACCAAGACTGCATTTGATCTGAACTACTTTAATGGTTATACCATACTAACTGATAAAAATACAAGTGTTAAAGTTTCTGCTGTTATGCATTTTGCCTTAGTTTATAACTCTGCACATCTCATTATATATTAAAGACTACAGATTCCACCCATATACTCAATCTTGAGCAGAATGAGTATAAATACTACCTGACAGATGTCTTTGGAGAGTACATATATATTACAAACGtgtatgtttttctttccatatGTATCTATAATTCAAGTGTATATTACAGGCAAACATGTATCTGTATACATGTGCAGACATGTTCCCATGCACTTCActcaatatttacatatttatatggaGGAAAAGCAAGTCATTAATGAAAACActcagtatatacatatgtgtgcatgtttgtATCATGTTGTTTTAAATGTGAATTCATGTTGTAATGTTTCTATGACTTTCCATTGCTGTCAAAGCAGATTAAAATGTAACAAGTAtcagttatttaaataaactCGAAGTTGACCTAATTTTATGGGAAGACTGTAGCACAAGTCTATGAGGGTTGGGAAAACAATGTTCCTTCTATATAGTTGATTGATCTTAGATAATATGGTATCTTTTGGCCCTTTGTTTAGTCCAGAGACTTCCTGACTACTGAGGCTTTTTAAATACACCCCTTACCCCAGTGAAATACAGTCCTTGAATGATTAATAGATCTGTAATTAAAGAACACTGTCCTAgtcaatactttaaaataaagtaaccAATTGTACTCTACGTTAAGTAGAATAGCAGATTATTCTGTATTTAAGGAAAGAAATTAAATGCCATAATTAGGGAAAACTCTGTTTAAGACATACTTAATCCCTTGGCCACAGTGCCATCTCATGGTCAGTTTTTAAAGTGCGTCTGTAGCCAAATGGAACTAAGTTATTGTACTGCTTTTGGCAAAGGGTGCTTTTCCCATTTGTGCATcaatgaaatgtatttataaaGTGTTAAATTATTCTGTGCCATATATCACAAAAAGTTGatattatttatgtaattattttaatcaattctattctaaaatatttcaagaaagaaTGAATACTGTAATTGTAAATAaagtatactaaaaaataaacataattttgtgAATCCATAGCTGTGTCTACTGAAGACAGTTGCTCTAAACCTTCCAGGCTGGGAATTCCAAGTACCATAAAAATACTTAGAGAGCAGAGAGCCTGTGTTTCTGGAGTTCAGGCCCACCTGGTTGAGTTAGATTTATGGTCATGATCCAGGTTCCAGTTATGTTCAGCAGACAAATGCTCCATATTTGATCACATTTCTGGATACACATAGCCTAGGAACACAGATAACCAGCTGCTACTATATCCTCAGCACATGCACATAGGTGCCTGTGAACACACTTGTACAGGTGTACACCAAGACATGCACAGtgcattcatacacacacacacacacacacacacacacacacacattttcacgGGAGCTAGTTTTCTGAATTAAAGTAAGTCAAGGAGACACTGTATCATTGAATAAACTGGAAAGTTGTCCTCATTCATCATTTAACCTTTAAATATAGGAAAATTCTATGAAGTAGGAATAGTAGATATCTTTTCCAGGTGTTTATTGCTCTATGTATTAAGTACCTGCCATGTTCAGGCATTAAGCTGTTTTCTTGCTTCACCTGATGGAATCCTCACAACAAGCCTacaaagtaggtattattattccctCTTTctcatagatgaagaaacagattcAAGGCAGTTGGTAACATGCCCAA
The sequence above is a segment of the Eptesicus fuscus isolate TK198812 chromosome 8, DD_ASM_mEF_20220401, whole genome shotgun sequence genome. Coding sequences within it:
- the HTR2A gene encoding 5-hydroxytryptamine receptor 2A, with the translated sequence MDILCKENTSLSSSTNSLMQRNDGTRLYNNDFNSGEANTSDAFNWTVDSENRTNLSCEGCLSPPCFSLLHLQEKNWSALLTAIVIILTIAGNILVIMAVSLEKKLQNATNYFLMSLAIADMLLGFLVMPVSMLTILYGYQWPLPSKLCAIWIYLDVLFSTASIMHLCAISLDRYVAIQNPIHHSRFNSRTKAFLKIIAVWTISVGISMPIPVFGLQDDSKVFKEGSCLLADDNFVLIGSFVSFFIPLTIMVITYFLTIKSLQKEATLCGGDLGTRANLASFSFLPQSSLSSEKLFQRSLHREPGAYGRRTMQSISNEQKACKVLGIVFFLFVVMWCPFFITNIMAVICKESCNEDVIGALLNVFVWIGYLSSAVNPLVYTLFNKTYRSAFSRYIQCQYKENKKPLQLILVNTIPALAYKSSQLQKGQKKNSKKDAKMTGNDCTMIPLGKQNAEYAPTDSISPVNEKVSCV